The genomic stretch GTTGGCTCAGGGCATGACGAAAGACGCACATGTCTAGACCAAACAGCTTTAGCTTGGCTGGTAGTCAGCGAGTTGCAGGAGCGCAAATGAATTGGTGCCTCGGCCTTTAGTCCAGAGTGTTACGGAGCGGGCGGAGAGAGCGGGGAGGACTATGGGAGCTCTCAGGCTCAGCAATGGGTGCTGGAGTGGAAGAATGAGGTGCTCTGCTCGTGTGCCTTTCTACAAAGCATCGAGAATCGTCATCGGAAGCTAGGGTGTGAAGAAGCCCCGCGCTAGCTCAGGGTAGCCTGCAAGCAATTCGTCCGTAAACCCGCGGAATGCCCGGGATATGCACGAATGAAGGGAGATCGATGCCGGGGCGTCTGTATATGTATGTaaaaaagaaaaaaaaacGGGCAGCTTCGAGGATTCGGCGGGAACAGCGACAAGAAATGTGATCTTCGGAGGGGTCGACAATAGCACACTCAGCTGCATGCACAGGGCGCGCGGGTTGCCCTATTCGTTAGATATCGGGAAGCTACGGCTAAGCCATAGTTATCCACCGCCTCAACTGCCATGGCGACGCTCGACGCCGACTTTTGGCATTCCAAACATCCAACCCAGATCCAGACCAGAACCAGAACCAGACCCCAGACCCATCCGCTCACAACCACGACGACTCGTGTAACTCTGCAGCACTGCAACCCAGCGCTGTCTTCGACCTGTTTCGCCGCACTCGGACTCGCCGTCGCGTGTTCTGACGTCCATAGCCGTCTCTGTACCAGCTGCCGGCCGTGCTTCCGTCACGACAAAAAAAAATTCAAATCCAGACGTGTTGAACAAAACCCGTCGAGAGAAATTTCTGCACCCGTCCAATCAAACGCCGTGACGCCTTTCATCGCATACGCATCTTTTGGACCGTACGTCGACGTGCCCGCATCATGTTCAGCTGGGCAAAGTCAACGTGAGTGCAGTCCTCCCGCCTCACGCACACGTGCCTGCGCGATGGAGTGAGTACGCGTACTGAGTGATGCAGACTAGCCGCGGTTGCCGGCACCCAAGAGCCCGAATACGGCCCCGACGCCATCCAGCCCGTGGGCAAGAAGGGCGACGAGCCCGCCTACACCGAGTTGACCAAGAAGGACCTCAAGTGGGTCACGCTCGACTACACCAATGTCGAGACACAGACGTTTTACCTCTTCACCGACGCGGGCCACAAGGGCTTCCTGCAGGTCATCTACAACAACATAGCGTAGGTTACCGCGGCCTGTAGACACGCGCCCAAATACTTACATGCAATAGCGGCCTCCGCGTGACGGTGCAGTTCAACTGCAAGCTCTTCTACCCAAACAACGAGAAGCCCTTTCTCTGGGCAAGCGACCCCGTCCACAACTATGGATTTGATGAGAACCAGCACTCCTTTTACGCAGATGGCGTCTCCATCGAGCTTTCCGCCGACGGCAACTCATATGACATCAAGGCTGCCGTCAACGAAAACAGCATGGTCAACGTCAAGTTTACGAGGACCGCCCCTGGCTTCATGGGAGGAAAGGACGGCATGACCAACTACGGCACAGATCCAAAGGCGCCATGGGGTTCCATGCATCACCACTTCTGGCCGCGATGCAGCGTCGAGGGTAAAATCATCACCAAGGATGGAGAGGTCGACGTCACGGGCCGAGGCATGTTGAGCCACGCCCTGCAGGGAATGAAGCCACACCACGCTGGTAAGGGCCATCATGCACAAACTACTAAGTAATGCCCCAAGCTAACACCTGCAGCTGCTCGCTGGAACTTTGCCAACTTCCAATCGCCCTCCTACTCCGCCATCATTATGGAGTTCACTACCCCGTCGTCGTATGCATCGACCGTTGTCCGAGTTTGCGGCATCGCTACCGACGGCGAACTACTGTTTGCCAACACCGACGGAGCCGAAGTGAAGCACACCGAAACCAAGCAAGACGAGACCGGTTGGGCGGAACCCACCGCTGCAAGCTACCACTGGGTCGGAAAGACCAAGGATGGCAAGGACGTCACTGCAGATCTCGCCGGTGCTCTCGGAAAGAACATTGACCGTGTGGATGTCATGGCCGAGGTACCAGGCTTCATCAAGACCATTGTTGCCAGCGCCGCAGGCACAAAGCCATACATCTACCAGTATGCGCCCAAGATGACGATCAAGGTAAAGGTGGGTGATGAGGTCAAAGAGGAGGAAGGTACGCTTTTCACAGAGGCTACATTCATTTCGTAGACGTCTTCTCAAACTTGCATATGAAGACCCCATGCTCTCGGATACCCTACTAGTAATGCACCAGGGCTGACACCTGACGATTTAATGAATACACTTTGTTGCGCATGTACATGTGTTTTCTGCCACGGATTCATGGCCGGGTAATATAAGCTTTGGCGAGCATTACCGGTTTGTACCTGGATCACGTTAACGTTGGTCCCTATTACCACACAGTCGCATTAATTTAGCGTGCGACATCACACAGAGTACGCATGGAGATGCCTTCTCTTCCTCATCCCCCAGTTTCTTATATATTGAGAGTGTGGCCTTCGCTATTACCTGAACATTCGCATCAGGTCCTTTGGTCCACAAAACCTAACCAGATAATCTGTCGAACGTGCTGAAAGTGTTCCAACCAACGCTGCTCCACTGATTTACGAGCTTCTGTCATCTCACTTCTCATCTGCGCTCAAACTCAACCACCATCTCCTAACCCCCATATCCATTTCACCTGATAGCGCGCCAGAAGAACGCGTCGCGTGACGTATCACAGCCTGTGGTCCGTGCGACGTCCGATCAACAACGCCACACATCCGCCGCTGCATTCAAGACTCGAGCATCATACCACAGCATAATGCCTAACGAACGCCCGAAACAGTTCGGTGGCCCGTCGCGTTATGGCGCATCCGCTCGCCCTCCTGTGCGCCTGCAGCCTTCGGCAGCATCAACCACGCCGCAGACCTCCAGAGCCAGCCAGATGGGCCTCGGCTTAGGTAAAGGCGCGGCTGGACTAGGAAGGGGGAAGGGTATTGCCAGAGGCAGCTTAAAGCGTCATATGTGAGTATACTGATTATGCACGTTGGAGTGAGACTGATTGACGTAGGAAAATTCAAAAAGATAATATTTATGGCGTCACCAAGGGCGATATTCGGTGAGTGAGTCTAGGAAGGGACATAAAACAATGCCCAACCGAGAAGAGATCAAAGCATCACCCCCAAGATGACACTCCTCTTCTCTCTTTCTATTTGGATTTTTTTTGTTCAGAAAGAGCTCGCTAACCTCAGGTCACAGACGACTGGCGCGCCGTGGCGGAGTCAAGCGTATATCAGCCACGATCTACGATGACGTCCGTGATGCTCTCAAACAACGGTTAAGACTGGTTAGTCATTTCAAGACGAAGAAGTATACGCCGGATAGAGCGTTAACAACTTGTAGATCCTGCAGCGTGTATGCGCCATCATCGATTCTAGTGGCCGCAAGACGGTGTCTGTCAGCGATATTGTGTTTACCCTTCGGGGAGTAAGTCTTCACTTTGATAATTGCTTGTAGAGTACTGATCATTTGGCTAGCTCGGAAACCCAATCTACGGCTTCGAGCCGTCGTTCCTGCGTTAACGTTGAGGACGAATCGACCGCAATCACGGTCCGAAAATTGGCATTTCTACAATTGCTGACAGTGTCTGTGTGTATGGGATGAATACTACGTGAAGTCTATGGCTTTTTTTTATCAGTTTGGGTTTGTCTAGATATACGCTGGATTGGACAATGTATCTAGTATTAGGCGCTATATGTATTGTTGAGAGGAGGAGATGCACGAGGAGCAAGCCTAGAGTTCCATCATAACTTCTGAAGCCTAACTAGGATGGTTAAATGTGATTTACATACCTCCTAGCGTGGACTTTGTCTTCTACACAGCCATTCGCCATTATATATCTACCACCTCTTGATGCTCTCCCGAACTACTTCCATCTTACTATCCCACTCGCCATCTTCCTCCTTCCCGTACCGCTCATTATACCACCCATCCAGTGCCTCAAACCACCTAATCGCCTCGTCCCGCATACCTCTCGCCGCACCCCTATTTCTCCTCCACGCCTTCTCAACACAGGGCATCGCAACCACCATCCCACACTCGCCCAAGAAATCCTCCAACACTGCCGCATCCCGTGCATCTGGCACGGCAAACGCATTCTGCCATGTGGACTGCTCAAACCCATAATTCCACCTCACACCCTTGTTGCCAAGTCTAGAACACCACATCCACCACGCCGCCATGCGGCAAAATACCAGAAAATGCCTCTTATGCAACGTACTGGGCAGGTCGTACAGATTACCAAATGGCTGGCAAGATACCCATTGATCTTCCAGATATCCGTCGATTAGAAATCCAGGAGGCGGATATGTACAAGTATTCTTTACACAAGGTAAAACATTAATTTCCAAACGCCGGTTCCGCGTCACAAGCGCTTTGTGCTGCTTGGGTAGACTATCGAGCCAGCGCGTAATCGGACTGAAGTTTAGGTTGCGCACGGTGAAGGTGAAGCATGTGTGCAAGTAGTACGTGTATGCGGCTTCGATGCGGATGGCGCGACATACGTGGAGAAGAGCTGGTGGGCGCGCCTGGACTTGCAGGGACCGGGCGTTGGACACGTAGATTGCGGTGGGGAAAATGAAGGTGTAGATTAGGCTCCGTAGCTCCGAGGGGAGCGTTGCTAGGGGACAGGGCTTTTTGGCGTCTTTGGGCGTGATCGTGTAAAGGTCGGACGTGTAGGCCAGATGGTTTTTTGTTTGAGACGTGAGGAGGGAGGGTCGCTTGAGAGGCTTCTTTGGTGTCGTTGTGTGTTTTGATGAACTTGGAGTAGATGACTTGGAGGTTTTCGCACTGAGAGATAACTTTGAGGATAGTGGCTTGACTGGTGTTGTGGTTGAAGGTTTAGGGGTAGCTTTGGACCTGTATTCGGACGACGTGGTGGCGCGAGTGTACGACGGGGAAGCCATGTCGAAATTGTATTTTCTCTCGTATGAATCAATCGAAAATCAGGCGGAAATCATGAGAATTGATAGGGTGATGTCGGCTATGCTGTCCAGAGTGCATACAGCTGGGTTTGCCACTGCTGTGGCGTTAGGTGGCTGGTATCCAACTCTTTCCGCACCATCGGAGCCCGCTCCGATACCTGAAGACCTGGCTATTGCAGAAACATGTACAGCAGTTGCTTCACGTCGCGTAGTTTGTCATGGTCATGAACAGACGCATGGGGAAAGGGTCATGCGTCCGGACGTCTCACATGCGATCACGTGAGAGCGCGAAAGTGGGGCCCTTTGCGACTTCCCATCTCGCTCATGCTTTGTCGGTGCATCAGGCCTTATCACCACAAATCATCCCCCTGATGCACAAATCCATGTGCAGCTATGGCAGATGAAATGGATGTCTCACCGCCGTCGCCACGGGGAACAAAACGAAAAGGCGACGATAGCCTTCCACTTCCAGCGCCACGGAGGATCAAAGCACTCGCGCAAGATGTCGTGAACAAGATTGCAGCCGGAGAAATCATCGTCGCGCCAGTGCATGCGCTGAAAGAGCTGATCGAGAATGCTGTAGATGCGGGCTCGACAGCGCTCGAAATACTCGTTAAAGAAGGTGGTCTTAAGCTTCTGCAAATTACGGATAATGGACACGGAATTGACGTATGTTTGATTGGCTTGGAGGTCGATGTCGTACTGACATGGTTGCAGAAAGAAGATTTACCCATCTTGTGCGAACGATTCACTACCTCCAAGCTCAAGGCTTTTGAGGATCTGACTTCCATTGGCACCTACGGGTTTCGTGGCGAGGCCTTGGCAAGTATCAGTCATATTGCTCATCTCAAAGTTACCACGAGAACGAAAGAGTCGAGTTGTGCCTGGGAGGCTCACTTTGCTGATGGAAAGCTTTCCAGTCCGAAGCCGGGCCAAAGCGCGGAGCCGAAGCCCAAGGCTGGACGACAGGGCACCATCATCACAGTACGTTGAAACTTGTGGACATGCAGAAGTCGTAGTTGACATTTGCTAGGTTGAAGATCTCTTCTACAATGTTCCCTCACGGCGGAGAGCTTTTCGCTCAGCTAGTGAAGAGTATGCTAAAATCCTCGAGCTCGTTGGACGCTACGCTGTTCACTGCGAGGGAGTGGCTTTCTCCTGCAAAAAGATAGGAGAGAACAACAGCAATAGCGTGACAGTTCCTGCTGCTGCTAGTGTAAAAGATCGGATACGACAAATCCATGGCAGCAGCGCTGCGAACGAGCTGGTCGAATTAAGCGTTGAAGACGACCGCTGGGGCTTCAAGTGCAAAGGTTGGGTCAGTAGTGCTAACTACAACGCAAAGAGGACACAAATGCTTCTCTTCATCAATCACCGATCAGTCGAGTCGCCGGTAATCAAGAAGAGCGTCGAGCAGACATATGCCACATTCCTGCCCAAAGGAGGACATCCATTCTTCTACCTAAGCCTTGAAATCGAGCCGCAGCGAGTTGATGTCAACGTACATCCAACGAAGCGCGAAGTTCATTTTCTAAATGAAGACGAAATCATTGCCGTTATCTGCGATGCAATCCGCGAAAACTTGAGCAAGGTAGATACGAGCAGGTCCTTCATGACGCAGTCGCTACTTCCAAACCCAAAGGCCCCTTTCGCAACACCCATGAAGTCAAACGTGCCTGTGGCACCAGGAACAGGCCATGCATCAGATCGCAGCGTATCGCGAGCCCCACAGACAGCTCCCAAGAAGCGCAACGACGGCAACCTTGTTCGCACGGATGCCTCAGCACGCAAGATCACATCAATGTTGCAACCGCAAAAGTCAGTCGAGGAGATTGCAAACGACGAAAAAGAAAAGGAATACGAAATTACGGGAAAGGAGCCGATAGCATGTCGTCTGACTTCTATCAGTGATCTCCGCGCCGAAGTTCGAGATGCCATGCATAACGAGCTTACGGAAATGTTATCTTCTCATACCTTTGTCGGCATCGTCGACGAGCAAAAACGCATCGCAGCCATACAATGCGGCGTGAAGCTCTTCCTAGTTGATTACGCTATGATGTGCAACGAATACTTCTACCAAGTCGGTCTCACCGACTTTGCAAACTATGGGTCCATACGTTTCAGCCCGCCACTGCGACTGCACGACTTACTCAAAATATCGGTGGAGCAGGAAAAGAAAAGCGCTGGCGATGCAGCGGGTGAGGTGGACTGGGATGAAGTCGTCGACGTTGTCGGGAAACAGCTGATCGATAAGGCACCATTGCTGCGCGAGTACTTCTCGATGAACATCACTGCAGAAGGCGAGCTATGTTCTATCCCACTCTTGATGAAGGATTATACGCCTTGCATGGCAAAGCTGCCCCAGTTCCTCCTGCGTCTCGGTCCGCATGTCAATTGGAATGAAGAGAAAGGCTGCTTCCAGACGATATTGAGAGAGCTTGCTTCTTTCTATGTTCCAGAAAGCTTGCCGCTTCCGCCGGACGTACAGGGGACGTACGGCAGGAAGGGCAAGGACAAGGTAGTAGAAGAAGCCACTGAGATTACTATGCGGCGTAAGAAGCTATTCAGAGCGCTTGAGTTCAATATCTTCCCAGCGTGTAAAGCGAGATTGGTAGCCACCAAAGGGCTGCTAGACAGTGGTATTATGGAAGTCGCAAACTTGAAGGGTCTGTATCGGGTTTTCGAGAGATGCTAATTCAAGCTACTCATGATACTATACAGGTGGGATCTGTCATTTCCTAATACATAGCGCAACGTAATGCAAAAAACCTTGCTACTTATGCATCTGCGCATACGTTTCCATAACCTTCTCGACAACCTTTTTCACTTCCGCTGCATCCAGCTTCTCCTTCCGGTCGGGGGTATACACGCCGTTGACCTCTTGCTCAATATCCGTAAGCTGCGTATACACAAAACCACAGCAATGTCCCCCTTCTACAATTCCCTTCATCATCTTCTCAATGCGCTTCAGCAGGTCTTTGGGATCTGTCGCTGTCGTGTAGCCCCAGTCACGCGTCCTATCCTCATCTCCTCCAGCAGCCTCGCGCGCAATATTCACGCCACCAAACTCCGTGCAGATGACCGGTGCACTAGGCGTGTGCTTGGAGCCTGGATCTGCCAAGTTCTCAATCGGCGCTAGAAACATGGGTCGATTAGCTTTCTTGCCCAAGATACCATCCAGAGTCTTGCACGTATTGGTGAGCTCATCTGCATCAGCGTAGTCGTGGAATGTGGTTAGGTCTGTAACCACGTGTTCCCAGCCACAGTTGTCGTTTACAGGCCTTGTGGGATCAAGCACTTTGGTCGCGTAATACAGACTTCTGATGTGATCTCTCTGCTCTTTACTCGCGCCCAAGTCAGTGTACGCCCACGATTCATTCACCGGCGTCCACGCGACAATGCACGGATGGTTGCGGTCTCTCAAGACTGCCTCGCGCCACTCTTGGTCCATGCGCTGCACGTAGTCCTCCGAGAAGGCGTATGCATTTGCCATTTCGCCCCAGACGAGGAAACCGAGACGGTCGGCCCAGTAGTGGAAGATTGGGTCTTCGACTTTTTGGTGCTTGCGGCAGCCGTTGAATCCCATGTTTTTGCTGAGCTCGATATCGTATTTTAGGGCGGATGAGCTGGGTGGCGTCATGAATGTTGTGGGCCAGTAGCCTTGGTCGAGGAAGAGGGCTTGGAAGTAGGGGCGGTTGTTGAGGCGGAAAGTAGAATTGTTCCAATGGAGAGAGCGCATGCCAGTTGTAGTGTGAATGGTATCGATTGGCGTTTCCAAAGATGCTGAGTATAGGCGGATGGTTATTCCGTAGAGTGTGGGGTGCTCAGGGGACCAAAGCGCAACATTGTTGAGCCAGGCTATGGGGTCGGAAAGGGGAGCGGTAGATGTAAGCTCAGAGGGCAGTTGAGAAGTTTGCGTGGTGGAGAGACGCATGTTTGCTGTGAGAGAGACGGCGTCTGCGTCTTGGGGCAGAGCAGTCTTCTCAGTCTTGCTCACCACGACACCGCCTAGGCTGGCTTCAAGCTCAACGCTGTAGTTGTGCCCGGCTGGCCGTCCAAGCACCTTGATACTAGCATGCAGATTTCCACCTTCAATTTCATTGCTCTTTAACAAAGTTCCGGTACTCGCGTCTCCAATCTGGACAGGCGGCACCGACTCAAGCCACACGTTCTGCCAGATACCGCCGCTTGGTGTATAGAATATGCTCTCTGGCTGGGCCTTCCAATATTGCTTACCACGCGGCTGCGTGAGATCGTGAGCAGAATCAAAGACCCTGACAGTTATTCGGTGAGTCTTGCCTTTCATAAAGGCGTCTGTGATGTCAACATCAAATGGGACATGTCCGCCACGATGGCCACCGTAGAATTGCCCATCGACCCAAACCTTGGCTACATAGTCAACAGCTCCAAATCTTAGCACCAATCTTTCTCCTGCATCTCGTTTCTCACTGGTCCGCAAATCCTCAACATCTCTCTCATACCAAAGCACCTCATGTACACCCTTCTCTTCAATCCCTGAAGCCGGACATTGGAATACATACGGGACCTGGATATCCCGCTTCTTGTGCACCTTGTGTTCATTTTTGAATTGATTGCCTTGTAACAGCTCCTGTGTTCCAGCAGCGATCCTGGCTGTGATACTGTGTGCTTCGGTGTTCTCCGCGCTGTTAGTGTTGGTGGGGTTCACGGTGACTTCATCGGGGATGCCGTTCAGATGCCAGCCCCGCGTTATGCCAACATCGTTATCGTCGAAGAGGAACGACCAGGTGCCATTCAGAGATATCCAGGTCAGGTCTTCCCGAAGGAAGTCAGGGCGAGGATAGGTGGCTGGTGGTGCTTGCGGCATGGTGGTAAAGCAACAGATTCAATTGGTGAAGTGATGACTGGCGAGGTGAGCTCAAGACGGATACGTGATACAAAAGTTAGCATGCACGTGAGACTTTATGCCGAGTGGTGGA from Pyrenophora tritici-repentis strain M4 chromosome 1, whole genome shotgun sequence encodes the following:
- a CDS encoding Svf1 multi-domain protein, with the translated sequence MFSWAKSTLAAVAGTQEPEYGPDAIQPVGKKGDEPAYTELTKKDLKWVTLDYTNVETQTFYLFTDAGHKGFLQVIYNNIAGLRVTVQFNCKLFYPNNEKPFLWASDPVHNYGFDENQHSFYADGVSIELSADGNSYDIKAAVNENSMVNVKFTRTAPGFMGGKDGMTNYGTDPKAPWGSMHHHFWPRCSVEGKIITKDGEVDVTGRGMLSHALQGMKPHHAAARWNFANFQSPSYSAIIMEFTTPSSYASTVVRVCGIATDGELLFANTDGAEVKHTETKQDETGWAEPTAASYHWVGKTKDGKDVTADLAGALGKNIDRVDVMAEVPGFIKTIVASAAGTKPYIYQYAPKMTIKVKVGDEVKEEEGTLFTEATFIS
- a CDS encoding HHT1, Histones H3 and H4 gives rise to the protein MPNERPKQFGGPSRYGASARPPVRLQPSAASTTPQTSRASQMGLGLGKGAAGLGRGKGIARGSLKRHMKIQKDNIYGVTKGDIRRLARRGGVKRISATIYDDVRDALKQRLRLILQRVCAIIDSSGRKTVSVSDIVFTLRGLGNPIYGFEPSFLR
- a CDS encoding Tymo-45kd-70kd multi-domain protein; its protein translation is MASPSYTRATTSSEYRSKATPKPSTTTPVKPLSSKLSLSAKTSKSSTPSSSKHTTTPKKPLKRPSLLTSQTKNHLAYTSDLYTITPKDAKKPCPLATLPSELRSLIYTFIFPTAIYVSNARSLQVQARPPALLHVCRAIRIEAAYTYYLHTCFTFTVRNLNFSPITRWLDSLPKQHKALVTRNRRLEINVLPCVKNTCTYPPPGFLIDGYLEDQWVSCQPFGNLYDLPSTLHKRHFLVFCRMAAWWMWCSRLGNKGVRWNYGFEQSTWQNAFAVPDARDAAVLEDFLGECGMVVAMPCVEKAWRRNRGAARGMRDEAIRWFEALDGWYNERYGKEEDGEWDSKMEVVRESIKRW
- a CDS encoding glycoside hydrolase family 2 protein — protein: MPQAPPATYPRPDFLREDLTWISLNGTWSFLFDDNDVGITRGWHLNGIPDEVTVNPTNTNSAENTEAHSITARIAAGTQELLQGNQFKNEHKVHKKRDIQVPYVFQCPASGIEEKGVHEVLWYERDVEDLRTSEKRDAGERLVLRFGAVDYVAKVWVDGQFYGGHRGGHVPFDVDITDAFMKGKTHRITVRVFDSAHDLTQPRGKQYWKAQPESIFYTPSGGIWQNVWLESVPPVQIGDASTGTLLKSNEIEGGNLHASIKVLGRPAGHNYSVELEASLGGVVVSKTEKTALPQDADAVSLTANMRLSTTQTSQLPSELTSTAPLSDPIAWLNNVALWSPEHPTLYGITIRLYSASLETPIDTIHTTTGMRSLHWNNSTFRLNNRPYFQALFLDQGYWPTTFMTPPSSSALKYDIELSKNMGFNGCRKHQKVEDPIFHYWADRLGFLVWGEMANAYAFSEDYVQRMDQEWREAVLRDRNHPCIVAWTPVNESWAYTDLGASKEQRDHIRSLYYATKVLDPTRPVNDNCGWEHVVTDLTTFHDYADADELTNTCKTLDGILGKKANRPMFLAPIENLADPGSKHTPSAPVICTEFGGVNIAREAAGGDEDRTRDWGYTTATDPKDLLKRIEKMMKGIVEGGHCCGFVYTQLTDIEQEVNGVYTPDRKEKLDAAEVKKVVEKVMETYAQMHK